From the genome of Xiphophorus couchianus chromosome 6, X_couchianus-1.0, whole genome shotgun sequence, one region includes:
- the ttc19 gene encoding tetratricopeptide repeat protein 19, mitochondrial: protein MAASCVLRTILSRTLSRSRCSGGVRWPLTSARVVSEAGRRAACWEAQSRRQDGTKHHRRRGGGLWAVVAFSLFSATDEDQRDEAQRKEDDIILLLKKAKLSVHRGNLQAASSFFHQAVALAQQTHNNQAIIYTYSQMANLAYIQGQLDSAEKLFKAAMSYMLAGGTPEDDNAVIEMSLKLATIYAEQNRAELAEHGFRFCVESLEAKLEKYKKQPEDEKTEGTEEQEALRKDTHLLLGLCLDSRARYRVSRMDLDLAGHDYRKALDICRQEQGQDHPQTLVLMSDLATILDLQGRHDDALVLIQQAVDLSVSEENPDHHVLLENLAGILLHTGRLGDSARFYQEALDRAQQAGDRAALERIQDGLEELRKRRSQATKEEQD from the exons ATGGCGGCTTCTTGTGTACTCCGAACCATCCTCAGCCGAACTCTGAGCCGGTCCAGATGTTCTGGAGGGGTCAG GTGGCCTTTGACCTCTGCTCGGGTTGTTTCTGAGGCGGGACGCCGCGCAGCATGCTGGGAGGCACAAAGCAGACGTCAAGACGGCACAAAACACCAccgaagaagaggaggaggtttgTGGGCGGTAGTCG CGTTCTCCCTGTTCAGCGCCACCGATGAAGACCAGAGGGACGAAGCTCAGAGGAAGGAGGACGACATCATTCTGTTGCTGAAGAAAGCCAAG CTCAGCGTGCATCGAGGAAATCTGCAGGCGGCTTCGTCCTTCTTCCACCAGGCGGTCGCTCTCGCTCAGCAGACCCACAACAACCAGGCCATCATCTACACCTACAGCCAG ATGGCGAACCTGGCCTACATTCAAGGTCAGCTGGACAGC gCAGAGAAGCTGTTCAAAGCAGCCATGAGCTACATGCTGGCAGGAGGAACTCCAGAG GACGACAACGCCGTCATTGAGATGTCTCTGAAGCTGGCTACCATTTACGCTGAGCAGAACAG GGCGGAGCTGGCCGAACACGGTTTCAGGTTCTGTGTGGAATCACTGGAGGCTAAACTGGAGAAGTACAAGAAGCAACCAGAAGACGAGAAGACAGAGGGGACAG aGGAGCAGGAAGCTCTGAGGAAAGACACTCACCTTCTGCTGGGTTTGTGTTTGGACTCGCGAGCGCGGTACCGAGTCTCAAGGATGGATCTGGACCTGGCTGGACACGACTACAGGAAAGCTCTGGACATCTGCCGCCAGGAGCAGGGACAGGATCACCCACAG ACACTGGTCCTGATGAGCGACTTGGCCACCATCTTGGACCTGCAGGGTCGTCATGACGACGCAttggttctgatccagcagGCGGTGGACCTCAGCGTCTCCGAGGAAAATCCGGATCACCACGTTCTGCTGGAGAACCTGGCGGGGATCCTGCTGCACACAG GCCGGCTGGGTGACTCTGCCCGGTTCTATCAGGAGGCACTGGACCGGGCCCAGCAGGCTGGAGACCGGGCCGCACTGGAGCGGATCCAGGACGggctggaggagctgaggaagaggaggagccaGGCGACGAAGGAAGAGCAGGACTGA
- the LOC114146145 gene encoding zinc finger protein 664-like isoform X1 encodes MQTDPVSQDAAAGPCSVQIKPEPGDDVEIRSFPLLKKLSVKLTDCRAWLEGRDFLSLDDHPELRPWGATNSGRRMAYCPMCQRGFYKPAHLEAHLWTHRGQNPNQCWECGKTYPTLMSLVLHQQVHGRSEPYHCSYCDRTFALKRDWKTHHRTHSGTKPFKCWFCGDGFGQQNQLDQHLEAHQGERSYHCDVCDKMFVSYQGFNFHRRAHKTSKRLPCLKCSKTFSNPQSLKVHQVTHSSRKPHTCPTCGKGFKLLGGLRSHQRVHQDLREYRCSECSKCFSSLQGLKLHDRTHTGLKPYGCAECGKRFTQAPHLKAHMVTHTGERPFLCTTCGKRFTQSSHLNSHIKLFHLGEKPFSCADCGKSFTIAHYLKMHRLSHTKEKLYQCSYCDKAFSYHNSWRAHERIHTGERPFGCRDCGRTFITSGSLLTHQRAAHTGEKNHYCITCGEFFFTSSLLRVHQLDHTGERPHVCSCGKTFKTKGVLRFHLKRFTDHRPAQ; translated from the exons ATGCAGACCGACCCGGTTTCACAG gATGCGGCAGCTGGACCTTGCAGCGTCCAGatcaaaccagaaccaggcgACGACGTGGAGATCCGGTCCTTCCCTCTGCTGAAGAAGCTGAGTGTCAAGCTGACTGACTGCAGGGCGTGGCTGGAGGGGCGGGACTTCCTGTCTCTGG aTGACCACCCTGAGCTGCGGCCGTGGGGCGCCACCAACAGCGGCAGGAGGATGGCGTACTGCCCCATGTGCCAGCGGGGCTTCTACAAGCCGGCCCACCTGGAGGCCCACCTGTGGACCCACCGGGGCCAGAACCCCAACCAGTGCTGGGAGTGTGGGAAGACCTACCCGACCCTGATGAGCCTGGTTCTGCACCAGCAGGTCCACGGCCGCAGCGAGCCCTACCACTGCTCCTACTGCGACCGCACCTTCGCCCTGAAGCGGGACTGGAAGACTCACCACCGGACCCACTCCGGGACCAAGCCCTTCAAGTGCTGGTTCTGTGGGGACGGCTTTGGCCAGCAGAACCAGCTAGACCAGCACCTGGAGGCCCACCAGGGGGAGCGGTCCTACCACTGTGACGTCTGCGACAAGATGTTCGTCTCCTACCAGGGCTTCAACTTCCACCGCCGGGCGCACAAGACCTCCAAGCGCCTGCCGTGCCTCAAGTGCTCCAAGACTTTCAGCAACCCTCAGAGCCTGAAGGTCCACCAGGTCACCCACTCCAGCAGGAAGCCGCACACCTGCCCCACCTGTGGGAAAGGCTTCAAGCTGCTGGGTGGCCTGCGCAGCCACCAGCGGGTCCACCAGGACCTGAGGGAGTACCGCTGCTCCGAATGCAGCAAGTGCTTCTCCAGCCTGCAGGGCCTGAAGCTGCACGACCGCACGCACACGGGCCTCAAGCCCTACGGCTGTGCCGAGTGCGGCAAGAGGTTCACACAGGCGCCGCACCTCAAGGCCCACATGGTCACCCACACCGGCGAGCGGCCCTTCCTATGCACCACCTGCGGCAAGAGGTTCACCCAGTCGTCCCACCTCAACTCTCACATCAAGCTGTTCCACCTGGGCGAGAAGCCGTTCAGCTGCGCCGACTGCGGCAAGAGCTTCACCATCGCTCACTACCTGAAGATGCACCGGCTCAGCCACACCAAGGAGAAGCTCTACCAGTGCTCCTACTGCGACAAGGCCTTCTCCTACCACAACTCCTGGAGGGCCCACGAGAGGATCCACACCGGCGAGCGCCCCTTCGGCTGCCGCGACTGCGGCCGGACCTTCATCACGTCCGGCTCTCTGCTGACCCACCAGCGCGCCGCGCACACCGGCGAAAAGAACCACTACTGCATCACCTGCGGCGAGTTCTTCTTCACCAGCTCCCTGCTGCGCGTGCACCAGCTGGACCACACCGGCGAGCGCCCGCACGTCTGCAGCTGCGGCAAGACCTTTAAGACCAAAGGAGTCCTGAGGTTCCACCTGAAGAGGTTCACGGACCACCGGCCGGCCCAGTGA
- the LOC114146141 gene encoding dynein heavy chain 17, axonemal-like isoform X1, protein MEGTDDERLEPIRMLVQRSFRLDPDKWREFVSEISNKTALTRFMSSPDHQLFFHLQPDSGLQASLGLPSAAQAKVVCVSRAAQEGSGKAFRIQEFSGGKALSGLIGLSEEVSCPLLSRAADRSRWAVGVAQDAMKLMEKQKNAAQVVEAKVEGLTFLPPPDALCNQDDLDRFLARCSPDRGGGCHDNDNSNTNGLVQDPSLKKLSLTGSNNSDHSHHDDSVEDRSSLHDNSCHVNQNEQKLAVARLLHACEETVVEWVELVSDFLQQDWSGLILDRQKPVPSEEFSFWKNRLKNSLFIQEQLLSTKAQQVGSILKAEDSIYWAALQDLQRHVQEGVREAEDITLHLTLVQQKLTEVLEMDFHQLKDNVAAVMDAVGLLWTHSEFYCRPRRTVVLLQEICNLYIQLSRGFLPGQEVIGVLVSEPGPVLQDIQLVIQTLQALKSAFCEQQTQLELKNQNQATPTPSWTFPSHLVFFHLDTFLNRLLSIQEVHLVTARFYRLDQAVLTGASGTLLTVGIQQVYQDFLVQVRLLSACSCDPTDPEDQTFEVELDRFWEQVLDLETRLVSVLSKALEDCSEVASAAKVVKMFWFFLDRPQVQDQLPPCLARLEDQVLADLDRTELEFYSQKEKPERWFRFCPAGTARLCWNRQLRRRAQETLRSFRTIQNLCGGVALAPALLQRAEQVMELLQDFRTNTRSDWSARLEEDCGFVLNQKLVQIDPPTHLEVAGRKQLEAVLQQLRYVSREGGVALRPDADRLLLARDDITHTFLLLDQTVSCYNQVVGGAMEAELPLIQEQLQLLNDTLSELQSKTWICKDVQQQSQQVLAVHSSITEARANMDAMKSIAHGWAELDLLQRSGDSLLESSVNDHNCRGIKADGEQLLSLTQVNRRLYGADEASEAWTGYLDYIDDRVQDGLLQLLHRALRFLTNSMNTQQSGGAALLAVSLQLRDSRGLVFEPSIDDGPAAFLKTIIRDVYGAGALVPRISVGRHGDYQESLRQNPELCALEQEVMTRLLQVKEEAKKLRAGLDRYAHLWLSDKQAVFQEFLTYGKPLAVGEVEADQNPPSLKDFQREIQVLLTVSSEVTHLDEGVVLQGWLQVDMRPFITCLLSIILDWKDMYTDFLLESATNSLQQATQPKDRGSASFDLTDTILLLEAAGVELPEHLAAKLQ, encoded by the exons ATGGAAGGTACCGACGACGAGCGGTTAGAACCGATCCGGATGTTGGTCCAACGGAGCTTCAGGCTGGACCCGGACAAATGGCGGGAGTTTGTGTCGGAGATCAGCAACAAGACGGCTCTGACCAGGTTCATGAGCAGCCCGGATCATCAGCTGTTCTTCCACCTGCAGCCGGACTCCGGGCTCCAGGCCAGCCTCGGCCTCCCCTCGGCAGCCCAGGCCAAGGTTGTGTGCGTGTCCCGGGCGGCGCAGGAAGGCTCTGGGAAAGCCTTCAGGATCCAGGAATTTAGCGGAGGAAAGGCTCTGAGCGGCCTGATAGGCCTCAGCGAAGAg GTGTCCTGCCCCCTCCTCAGCAGGGCGGCGGACCGGAGCAGGTGGGCGGTGGGCGTGGCCCAGGACGCCATGAAGCTGATGGAGAAGCAGAAGAACGCCGCTCAGGTGGTGGAGGCTAAGGTGGAGGGACTCACCTTCCTTCCTCCACCCGACGCGCTCTGTAACCAGGACGACCTCGACCGCTTCCTCGCACGCTGTAGCCCTGATCGAGGCGGTGGTTGCCATGACAACGACAACAGCAACACCAATGGGCTGGTTCAGGACCCTTCTCTGAAAAAGCTCAGCCTCACTGGCAGCAATAACTCCGATCACAGTCACCATGACGATTCTGTCGAGGACCGTAGCAGTCTCCATGACAACAGTTGCCATGTGAACCAAAATGAACA GAAGCTGGCAGTGGCCCGTCTGCTCCACGCCTGTGAGGAGACGGTGGTGGAGTGGGTGGAGCTAGTGTCAGACTTTCTCCAGCAGGACTGGTCTGGACTGATTCTGGACCGGCAGAAACCTGTCCCTTCAGAGGAGTTTTCCTTCTGGAAGAACCGTCTGAAGAACTCGCTCTTCATCCAGGAACAG CTGCTGAGCACCAAAGCCCAGCAGGTGGGCTCCATCCTGAAGGCTGAAGACAGCATCTACTGGGCCGCTCTGCAGGACCTCCAGAGACACGTCCAGGAAG GTGTCCGGGAAGCCGAAGACATCACGCTGCACCTGACCCTGGTCCAGCAGAAGCTCACCGAGGTTCTGGAGATGGACTTCCATCAG CTGAAGGACAACGTGGCAGCAGTGATGGACGCGGTGGGCCTGCTGTGGACCCACTCTGAGTTCTACTGCCGGCCCAGAAGGACCgtggttctgctgcaggagaTCTGCAACCTCTACATCCAGCTG AGCAGGGGCTTCCTCCCTGGACAGGAAGTGATCGGGGTTCTGGTGTCAGAACCCGGCCCGGTTCTCCAGGACATCCAGCTGGTGATCCAGACCCTTCAGGCTCTCAAGTCCGCCTTTTGTGAGCAGCAGACCCAACTGGAGCTCAAGAATCAGAACCAG GCCACGCCCACTCCCAGCTGGACCTTCCCATCTCACCTGGTCTTCTTCCACCTGGACACCTTCCTGAACCGCCTGCTCAGCATCCAg GAAGTGCACTTGGTCACGGCGCGGTTCTACCGGCTGGACCAGGCGGTTCTGACCGGCGCCAGCGGCACCTTGCTGACCGTCGGCATCCAGCAGGTGTACCAGGACTTCCTGGTCCAGGTGAGGCTGCTGTCGGCCTGCAGCTGCGACCCCACCGACCCAGAGGACCAG ACCTTTGAGGTGGAGCTGGACCGGTTCTGGGAGCAGGTTCTGGACCTGGAGACCCGGCTGGTGTCGGTTCTGAGCAAGGCCCTGGAGGACTGCAGCGAGGTGGCGTCCGCTGCCAAG GTGGTGaagatgttctggttcttccTGGACCGGCCCCAGGTCCAGGACCAGCTGCCTCCCTGCCTGGCCCGGCTGGAGGATCAGGTTCTGGCGGACCTGGACCGGACTGAGCTGGAGTTCTACAGCCAGAAGGAAAAACCCGAGCGGTGGTTCCGGTTCTGCCCGGCCGGCACCGCCCGGCTCTGCTGGAACCGCCAGCTGCGGCGCCGAGCCCAGGAGACCCTGAGGAGCTTCAGAACCATCCAGAACCT GTGTGGGGGCGTGGCCTTGGCGCCGGCGCTGCTGCAGAGGGCGGAGCAGGtgatggagctgctgcaggacttCAGAACCAACACCAGGTCTGATTGGAGCGCCAGGCTGGAGGAGGACTGCGGTTTCGTCCTGAACCAGAAGCTGGTCCAGATCGACCCGCCGACCCACCTGGAGGTGGCCGGCAGGAAGCAG CTGGAGGCGGTGCTGCAGCAACTGCGCTACGTGAGCAGAGAGGGCGGCGTGGCGCTTCGCCCCGACGCAGACCGCCTCCTGCTGGCCAGAGACGACATCACGCACACCTTCCTCCTGCTGGACCAGACCGTGTCCTGCTACAACCAG GTGGTGGGCGGGGCCATGGAGGCGGAGCTTCCTCTGATCcaggagcagctgcagctgctgaatgaCACTCTGAGTGAACTGCAGAGCAAGACCTGGATCTGTAAAG atgtgcagcagcagagccaGCAGGTGTTGGCCGTTCATTCCAGCATCACAGAAGCTCGAGCCAACATGGACGCCATGAAAAGCATCGCACAT GGGTGGGCGGAGCTTGACCTTCTGCAGCGTTCAGGTGATTCTCTGCTGGAGAGCAGCGTTAACGATCACAACTGTAGAGGCATCAAGGCAGACGGGGAGCAGCTGCTCAGCCTGACACAG GTAAACAGGCGCCTGTACGGAGCTGATGAGGCTTCTGAGGCCTGGACCGGGTACCTGGACTACATCGACGACAGAGTCCAGGAcggcctgctgcagctgctgcacagAGCCCTGCGCTTCCTGACCAACAGCATGAACacacag CAGAGCGGTGGCGCCGCCCTGCTGGCCGTCTCTCTGCAACTGCGGGACTCCAGAGGACTCGTGTTTGAGCCGTCGATAGACGACGGCCCCGCCGCCTTCCTGAAAACCATCATCAGGGATGTTTACGGCGCCGGCGCTCTGGTTCCCAGGATCTCCGTCGGTCGCCATGGTGACTACCAA GAGAGCCTGCGGCAGAACCCGGAGCTGTGTGCTctggaacaggaagtgatgacaAGGCTGCTGCAGGTGAAGGAGGAGGCAAAGAAGCTGAGGGCGGGGCTGGACAGGTACGCTCACCTGTGGCTCAGTGACAAGCAGGCCGTGTTCCAGGAGTTCCTGACCTACGGAAAGCCGCTGGCAGTCGGGGAGGTCGAGGCTGACCAGAACCCGCCCAGCCTGAAGGACTTCCAGAGAGAG ATCCAGGTACTGCTGACCGTCAGCTCAGAGGTGACTCACCTGGACGAGGGCGTGGTCCTGCAGGGCTGGCTGCAGGTGGACATGCGTCCCTTCATCACCTGCCTGCTGTCCATCATCCTGGACTGGAAAGACATGTACACCGACTTCCTGCTGGAGTCGGCCACCAACAG CCTCCAGCAGGCGACCCAACCCAAAGACCGAGGCTCCGCCTCCTTCGACCTGACGGACACCATCCTGCTGCTGGAGGCCGCCGGGGTGGAGCTGCCCGAACACCTGGCCGCCAAGCTGCAG TGA
- the LOC114146141 gene encoding dynein heavy chain 17, axonemal-like isoform X2, producing the protein MEGTDDERLEPIRMLVQRSFRLDPDKWREFVSEISNKTALTRFMSSPDHQLFFHLQPDSGLQASLGLPSAAQAKVVCVSRAAQEGSGKAFRIQEFSGGKALSGLIGLSEEVSCPLLSRAADRSRWAVGVAQDAMKLMEKQKNAAQVVEAKVEGLTFLPPPDALCNQDDLDRFLARCSPDRGGGCHDNDNSNTNGLVQDPSLKKLSLTGSNNSDHSHHDDSVEDRSSLHDNSCHVNQNEQKLAVARLLHACEETVVEWVELVSDFLQQDWSGLILDRQKPVPSEEFSFWKNRLKNSLFIQEQLLSTKAQQVGSILKAEDSIYWAALQDLQRHVQEGVREAEDITLHLTLVQQKLTEVLEMDFHQLKDNVAAVMDAVGLLWTHSEFYCRPRRTVVLLQEICNLYIQLSRGFLPGQEVIGVLVSEPGPVLQDIQLVIQTLQALKSAFCEQQTQLELKNQNQATPTPSWTFPSHLVFFHLDTFLNRLLSIQEVHLVTARFYRLDQAVLTGASGTLLTVGIQQVYQDFLVQVRLLSACSCDPTDPEDQTFEVELDRFWEQVLDLETRLVSVLSKALEDCSEVASAAKVVKMFWFFLDRPQVQDQLPPCLARLEDQVLADLDRTELEFYSQKEKPERWFRFCPAGTARLCWNRQLRRRAQETLRSFRTIQNLCGGVALAPALLQRAEQVMELLQDFRTNTRSDWSARLEEDCGFVLNQKLVQIDPPTHLEVAGRKQLEAVLQQLRYVSREGGVALRPDADRLLLARDDITHTFLLLDQTVSCYNQVVGGAMEAELPLIQEQLQLLNDTLSELQSKTWICKDVQQQSQQVLAVHSSITEARANMDAMKSIAHGWAELDLLQRSGDSLLESSVNDHNCRGIKADGEQLLSLTQVNRRLYGADEASEAWTGYLDYIDDRVQDGLLQLLHRALRFLTNSMNTQSGGAALLAVSLQLRDSRGLVFEPSIDDGPAAFLKTIIRDVYGAGALVPRISVGRHGDYQESLRQNPELCALEQEVMTRLLQVKEEAKKLRAGLDRYAHLWLSDKQAVFQEFLTYGKPLAVGEVEADQNPPSLKDFQREIQVLLTVSSEVTHLDEGVVLQGWLQVDMRPFITCLLSIILDWKDMYTDFLLESATNSLQQATQPKDRGSASFDLTDTILLLEAAGVELPEHLAAKLQ; encoded by the exons ATGGAAGGTACCGACGACGAGCGGTTAGAACCGATCCGGATGTTGGTCCAACGGAGCTTCAGGCTGGACCCGGACAAATGGCGGGAGTTTGTGTCGGAGATCAGCAACAAGACGGCTCTGACCAGGTTCATGAGCAGCCCGGATCATCAGCTGTTCTTCCACCTGCAGCCGGACTCCGGGCTCCAGGCCAGCCTCGGCCTCCCCTCGGCAGCCCAGGCCAAGGTTGTGTGCGTGTCCCGGGCGGCGCAGGAAGGCTCTGGGAAAGCCTTCAGGATCCAGGAATTTAGCGGAGGAAAGGCTCTGAGCGGCCTGATAGGCCTCAGCGAAGAg GTGTCCTGCCCCCTCCTCAGCAGGGCGGCGGACCGGAGCAGGTGGGCGGTGGGCGTGGCCCAGGACGCCATGAAGCTGATGGAGAAGCAGAAGAACGCCGCTCAGGTGGTGGAGGCTAAGGTGGAGGGACTCACCTTCCTTCCTCCACCCGACGCGCTCTGTAACCAGGACGACCTCGACCGCTTCCTCGCACGCTGTAGCCCTGATCGAGGCGGTGGTTGCCATGACAACGACAACAGCAACACCAATGGGCTGGTTCAGGACCCTTCTCTGAAAAAGCTCAGCCTCACTGGCAGCAATAACTCCGATCACAGTCACCATGACGATTCTGTCGAGGACCGTAGCAGTCTCCATGACAACAGTTGCCATGTGAACCAAAATGAACA GAAGCTGGCAGTGGCCCGTCTGCTCCACGCCTGTGAGGAGACGGTGGTGGAGTGGGTGGAGCTAGTGTCAGACTTTCTCCAGCAGGACTGGTCTGGACTGATTCTGGACCGGCAGAAACCTGTCCCTTCAGAGGAGTTTTCCTTCTGGAAGAACCGTCTGAAGAACTCGCTCTTCATCCAGGAACAG CTGCTGAGCACCAAAGCCCAGCAGGTGGGCTCCATCCTGAAGGCTGAAGACAGCATCTACTGGGCCGCTCTGCAGGACCTCCAGAGACACGTCCAGGAAG GTGTCCGGGAAGCCGAAGACATCACGCTGCACCTGACCCTGGTCCAGCAGAAGCTCACCGAGGTTCTGGAGATGGACTTCCATCAG CTGAAGGACAACGTGGCAGCAGTGATGGACGCGGTGGGCCTGCTGTGGACCCACTCTGAGTTCTACTGCCGGCCCAGAAGGACCgtggttctgctgcaggagaTCTGCAACCTCTACATCCAGCTG AGCAGGGGCTTCCTCCCTGGACAGGAAGTGATCGGGGTTCTGGTGTCAGAACCCGGCCCGGTTCTCCAGGACATCCAGCTGGTGATCCAGACCCTTCAGGCTCTCAAGTCCGCCTTTTGTGAGCAGCAGACCCAACTGGAGCTCAAGAATCAGAACCAG GCCACGCCCACTCCCAGCTGGACCTTCCCATCTCACCTGGTCTTCTTCCACCTGGACACCTTCCTGAACCGCCTGCTCAGCATCCAg GAAGTGCACTTGGTCACGGCGCGGTTCTACCGGCTGGACCAGGCGGTTCTGACCGGCGCCAGCGGCACCTTGCTGACCGTCGGCATCCAGCAGGTGTACCAGGACTTCCTGGTCCAGGTGAGGCTGCTGTCGGCCTGCAGCTGCGACCCCACCGACCCAGAGGACCAG ACCTTTGAGGTGGAGCTGGACCGGTTCTGGGAGCAGGTTCTGGACCTGGAGACCCGGCTGGTGTCGGTTCTGAGCAAGGCCCTGGAGGACTGCAGCGAGGTGGCGTCCGCTGCCAAG GTGGTGaagatgttctggttcttccTGGACCGGCCCCAGGTCCAGGACCAGCTGCCTCCCTGCCTGGCCCGGCTGGAGGATCAGGTTCTGGCGGACCTGGACCGGACTGAGCTGGAGTTCTACAGCCAGAAGGAAAAACCCGAGCGGTGGTTCCGGTTCTGCCCGGCCGGCACCGCCCGGCTCTGCTGGAACCGCCAGCTGCGGCGCCGAGCCCAGGAGACCCTGAGGAGCTTCAGAACCATCCAGAACCT GTGTGGGGGCGTGGCCTTGGCGCCGGCGCTGCTGCAGAGGGCGGAGCAGGtgatggagctgctgcaggacttCAGAACCAACACCAGGTCTGATTGGAGCGCCAGGCTGGAGGAGGACTGCGGTTTCGTCCTGAACCAGAAGCTGGTCCAGATCGACCCGCCGACCCACCTGGAGGTGGCCGGCAGGAAGCAG CTGGAGGCGGTGCTGCAGCAACTGCGCTACGTGAGCAGAGAGGGCGGCGTGGCGCTTCGCCCCGACGCAGACCGCCTCCTGCTGGCCAGAGACGACATCACGCACACCTTCCTCCTGCTGGACCAGACCGTGTCCTGCTACAACCAG GTGGTGGGCGGGGCCATGGAGGCGGAGCTTCCTCTGATCcaggagcagctgcagctgctgaatgaCACTCTGAGTGAACTGCAGAGCAAGACCTGGATCTGTAAAG atgtgcagcagcagagccaGCAGGTGTTGGCCGTTCATTCCAGCATCACAGAAGCTCGAGCCAACATGGACGCCATGAAAAGCATCGCACAT GGGTGGGCGGAGCTTGACCTTCTGCAGCGTTCAGGTGATTCTCTGCTGGAGAGCAGCGTTAACGATCACAACTGTAGAGGCATCAAGGCAGACGGGGAGCAGCTGCTCAGCCTGACACAG GTAAACAGGCGCCTGTACGGAGCTGATGAGGCTTCTGAGGCCTGGACCGGGTACCTGGACTACATCGACGACAGAGTCCAGGAcggcctgctgcagctgctgcacagAGCCCTGCGCTTCCTGACCAACAGCATGAACacacag AGCGGTGGCGCCGCCCTGCTGGCCGTCTCTCTGCAACTGCGGGACTCCAGAGGACTCGTGTTTGAGCCGTCGATAGACGACGGCCCCGCCGCCTTCCTGAAAACCATCATCAGGGATGTTTACGGCGCCGGCGCTCTGGTTCCCAGGATCTCCGTCGGTCGCCATGGTGACTACCAA GAGAGCCTGCGGCAGAACCCGGAGCTGTGTGCTctggaacaggaagtgatgacaAGGCTGCTGCAGGTGAAGGAGGAGGCAAAGAAGCTGAGGGCGGGGCTGGACAGGTACGCTCACCTGTGGCTCAGTGACAAGCAGGCCGTGTTCCAGGAGTTCCTGACCTACGGAAAGCCGCTGGCAGTCGGGGAGGTCGAGGCTGACCAGAACCCGCCCAGCCTGAAGGACTTCCAGAGAGAG ATCCAGGTACTGCTGACCGTCAGCTCAGAGGTGACTCACCTGGACGAGGGCGTGGTCCTGCAGGGCTGGCTGCAGGTGGACATGCGTCCCTTCATCACCTGCCTGCTGTCCATCATCCTGGACTGGAAAGACATGTACACCGACTTCCTGCTGGAGTCGGCCACCAACAG CCTCCAGCAGGCGACCCAACCCAAAGACCGAGGCTCCGCCTCCTTCGACCTGACGGACACCATCCTGCTGCTGGAGGCCGCCGGGGTGGAGCTGCCCGAACACCTGGCCGCCAAGCTGCAG TGA
- the LOC114146145 gene encoding gastrula zinc finger protein XlCGF52.1-like isoform X2, whose amino-acid sequence MAYCPMCQRGFYKPAHLEAHLWTHRGQNPNQCWECGKTYPTLMSLVLHQQVHGRSEPYHCSYCDRTFALKRDWKTHHRTHSGTKPFKCWFCGDGFGQQNQLDQHLEAHQGERSYHCDVCDKMFVSYQGFNFHRRAHKTSKRLPCLKCSKTFSNPQSLKVHQVTHSSRKPHTCPTCGKGFKLLGGLRSHQRVHQDLREYRCSECSKCFSSLQGLKLHDRTHTGLKPYGCAECGKRFTQAPHLKAHMVTHTGERPFLCTTCGKRFTQSSHLNSHIKLFHLGEKPFSCADCGKSFTIAHYLKMHRLSHTKEKLYQCSYCDKAFSYHNSWRAHERIHTGERPFGCRDCGRTFITSGSLLTHQRAAHTGEKNHYCITCGEFFFTSSLLRVHQLDHTGERPHVCSCGKTFKTKGVLRFHLKRFTDHRPAQ is encoded by the coding sequence ATGGCGTACTGCCCCATGTGCCAGCGGGGCTTCTACAAGCCGGCCCACCTGGAGGCCCACCTGTGGACCCACCGGGGCCAGAACCCCAACCAGTGCTGGGAGTGTGGGAAGACCTACCCGACCCTGATGAGCCTGGTTCTGCACCAGCAGGTCCACGGCCGCAGCGAGCCCTACCACTGCTCCTACTGCGACCGCACCTTCGCCCTGAAGCGGGACTGGAAGACTCACCACCGGACCCACTCCGGGACCAAGCCCTTCAAGTGCTGGTTCTGTGGGGACGGCTTTGGCCAGCAGAACCAGCTAGACCAGCACCTGGAGGCCCACCAGGGGGAGCGGTCCTACCACTGTGACGTCTGCGACAAGATGTTCGTCTCCTACCAGGGCTTCAACTTCCACCGCCGGGCGCACAAGACCTCCAAGCGCCTGCCGTGCCTCAAGTGCTCCAAGACTTTCAGCAACCCTCAGAGCCTGAAGGTCCACCAGGTCACCCACTCCAGCAGGAAGCCGCACACCTGCCCCACCTGTGGGAAAGGCTTCAAGCTGCTGGGTGGCCTGCGCAGCCACCAGCGGGTCCACCAGGACCTGAGGGAGTACCGCTGCTCCGAATGCAGCAAGTGCTTCTCCAGCCTGCAGGGCCTGAAGCTGCACGACCGCACGCACACGGGCCTCAAGCCCTACGGCTGTGCCGAGTGCGGCAAGAGGTTCACACAGGCGCCGCACCTCAAGGCCCACATGGTCACCCACACCGGCGAGCGGCCCTTCCTATGCACCACCTGCGGCAAGAGGTTCACCCAGTCGTCCCACCTCAACTCTCACATCAAGCTGTTCCACCTGGGCGAGAAGCCGTTCAGCTGCGCCGACTGCGGCAAGAGCTTCACCATCGCTCACTACCTGAAGATGCACCGGCTCAGCCACACCAAGGAGAAGCTCTACCAGTGCTCCTACTGCGACAAGGCCTTCTCCTACCACAACTCCTGGAGGGCCCACGAGAGGATCCACACCGGCGAGCGCCCCTTCGGCTGCCGCGACTGCGGCCGGACCTTCATCACGTCCGGCTCTCTGCTGACCCACCAGCGCGCCGCGCACACCGGCGAAAAGAACCACTACTGCATCACCTGCGGCGAGTTCTTCTTCACCAGCTCCCTGCTGCGCGTGCACCAGCTGGACCACACCGGCGAGCGCCCGCACGTCTGCAGCTGCGGCAAGACCTTTAAGACCAAAGGAGTCCTGAGGTTCCACCTGAAGAGGTTCACGGACCACCGGCCGGCCCAGTGA